One Mycolicibacterium rufum genomic window, CGAACCCGGGGCTTACGCCGGAGCCGAACAGCGTCGCGTTGCCGCGCTCGCAGGCCTCGGCGAGCCGGGCCCGTCCGTCGCCGAGGTTGTGCCCGGTGATGAACGACGCGGACGCCACGACGTTGACGCCGGCTTCGAGGATCCGGACGAGGTCGTCGACGTCGATCCACATCGGGTTGTAGACGACGACGTCCGGCTTCAGGGCGAGCAGCGCGTCGACGTCGTCGGTCGCGGCCACCCCGAGCGGCGCGATCCCGGCGAGGTCACCGACGTCGCGGCCCACCTTGTCGGCCGACCACGCGTAGCAGCCGACGAGTTCGAGATGCGGATGCGCGGCGATCGCGGCGACGGCACTCTTGCCGACGTTGCCGGTGGTCCACTGAACGACCCGGTGCGGAGCGGTGTTGTGCACTCGCTCAGCATAGGGCTAGGAACCGGGCGTGAGCGTCGCTTTGCCGGTCCGGGTGGCGCCGCTGCGGTCGATCCAGGTCAGGTCGACCACGTCGCCGGCGTAGTGCCGGTCCAGCAGCGCAGGCAACGACTTCGAGGAGTCCAGCCGCACCCCGTCGACCGCGACGAGCAGATCACCGTCGCGCAGACCGGCCTGTTCGGCGGGGCCACCGCGCAGCACCTCCTGGATGACGACGCCTGGTTCGCCGCGGTCCGCCGCACGGATCCCGACGCCCAGCAGGACCGGCGGTCCGATGTGCACGCTGTCCGACGCCGCCCCGGCGCGGATCTGGTTGGCGATCGCCATCGCGTCGTTGATCGGGATCGCGAAGCCCTTGCCCCCGGGACCCATCTTGAAGTTCACCGACGCCGCCGTGGTGATGCCGACGATCTGGCCGGCGCCGTTGACGACGGGTCCGCCGGAGTCGCCGGCCCGCACGGGGGCGGCGAACTCGATCAGCCCGGTGATCTCGTCGCTGGCGCCGGTGAGGCTGTCCTCGGCGTTGACGGTCTGGTTGAACGCGGTGAACGTGCCCACCTCGCGGGTCAGCGGGCTGGCGGTGCCCGAGGCGTTGCCCAGCGCGATGACGGGCTCACCGGGCACCAGGGTGTTCGAGTCGCCGATCGCGGCCGGGGGTAGCCCGCCGGCGCCCTGCAGTTGGATCACCGCGACGTCGCGCTTGCGGTCGTAGCCGACCAGGGTGGCCGGGAACGGACGCCCGTTGACGGTGCCGGTGATCCGGTCGGCGCCCTGGACGACGTGGAAGTTGGTCAACACCTGTCCGCCCGGGTCGATGACGAAGCCCGTTCCGGCGCCGATGACACCCTGGTAGTCCACCTGGGTGTCGATGCGGACGACGGAGGGCTCGACCTGTACCGAAACGGCCTCCAGATCAGCGGGAGCCGCGTGTGCGGGTGCCGTCGGCGCGACGAAGCCGAGCGTCGCGACCAGCGCGACCAGGAGAAGCCGAAGCTTGGGAAACGTGCCCATAACCCTCAATAGTGGCCGTGCGACAGGCTGCTGTCGAACGAGATGGCGGTTGCTCAGTCCTCGACGGCCACGCCGCCGCGGGTGCGTCGACGGCGGCTGATCAGTGTTCCCTTGCCGGTCGGACGCCTGTTCTGCAGCTTGCCGGCGGTCTCCGTGCCCGGCTCGGTCGCGGTGTCGGAATCCGTGTCGGAATCGGCCCCGGATTCCGTCTCGGCGGTGGGCGTCAGCTCGGTGCCCGTCGTCTCGGTGACCTCGGTGGCCTCATCAGGCTCGGTGGCCTCGTCAGTCTCGTCGGCCTCGTCGGCCTCGGTTTCGTCGGCAGCCTCGTCGTCAGCGGCCTTCTTGCGGCCCCGGCGCGACGTCTTCTGCTTGACCTTGACCGGTTTCGGCGGCGGGGGCGGCAGTTCGGCCACGAACGCCAGGTAGAACGCGAGCATCGCCAGCAGCGCGACCGCCGCGGCGGCACCGTAGACGCCGAACAGCCACTGCCCGACGGTGTCCAGCGACAGCCAGATCTCAGCGATCGCCGCGCCGAGGATCAGGGCGCCGGCCAGGACGTGCAGCGCGACCGACGTGGTGCGCAGGCGCAGGGCCACTCGCGGCACTCCGAACTCGGGACGACGGGTGCGCAACAGCGTGAAGAACACCGGCAGCGCGGCCAGGCCGATCAGCGCACCGGTGACGATGCGCAGCACCGTGCCCAGGGTGTGCGAGGTGTCGCCCAGCAACTCCGGGGTGCGGGGCAGGACGAAGAAGAAGTAGAGAACACCGGCGGCGACGGAGAACGACGCGTGCCAAACCACCGCGACGGTGCGGCCCATACTCCTCCTCGATCGTGGTGCCCGGGGTGCGACAGTGCGAAGAAACGTGCCGGTCGCACCCCGGGCCAGTGCGGAGGATGCGGGATTTGAACCCGCGAGGGCGTTAACCCAACCCGCGTTCCAGGCGAGCGCCATAGGCCACTAGGCGAATCCTCCGCGGGCAATGGTAGCCGACCAGCGGAGTGCCACCCCACCTCTCCCACCGGTTAGACTCGCCTCGGACCCCGCGCGGCGTCCATCCTGTGAACTCCCCCAGGGCCGGAAGGCAGCAAGGGTCAACGGGCTCTGGCGGGTGCGCGGGGTCCCCTGTGTTTCCGGGGCATTCCCCACGACCGCGAAAGGCGAACGGTGTCGTTTCAGTCGCTGGGCCGCGACGAACTCGTCGGCCAGCACGAGCTGCAGCAGCGCAATTACGCGGAACTGCAAGCCAAGAACCTGCACCTGGACCTGACCCGCGGCAAGCCCTCGCCGGCGCAGCTCGACCTCTCCAACGGCCTGCTCGACCTGCCGGGAAGCGGGCCCGACGCGTACCGGGACGGCGAGGGCACCGACACCCGCAACTACGGCGGCCTGCACGGACTGCCGGAGCTGCGCGCGATCTTCGGTGAGCTGCTCGGCATCGCGGTGCCCAACCTGATCGCCGGCAACAACGCCAGCCTGGAGTTCATGCACGACGTGGTCGTGTACTCGCTGCTGCACGGCGGCGTCGACTCACCGCGGCCGTGGATCGACGACCTGCGCAACGGCGTAGGTGTGAAGTTCCTGTGTCCTTCCCCCGGATACGACCGTCACTTCGCGATCACCGAGACGCTCGGCATCGAGATGGTCACCGTGCCGATGCGCGAGGACGGCCCCGACGTCGACATGATCGAGGAGCTCGTCGCCGTGGACCCGGCGATCAAGGGCATGTGGTGCGTGCCGGTGTACTCGAACCCGACCGGCACCACCTACTCGTGGGAGACCGTCCGTCGACTGGTCCAGATGCCCACGGCGGCAAGCGACTTCCGGCTGATGTGGGACAACGCCTACGCGGTGCACACCCTGACCCACGACTTCGTCAAACAGGTCGACGTGCTCGGCCTGGCGGCGGCGGCCAACCACCCCAACCGGCCGCTGGTATTCGCCTCCACGTCGAAGATCACCTTCGCCGGGGGAGGGGTCAGCTTCTTCGGCGGCTCGCTGGGCAACATCGCGTGGTATTTGCAGCATGCCGGCAAGAAGTCCATCGGGCCGGACAAGATCAACCAGCTCCGGCACCTGCGTTTCTTCGGCGACGCCGACGGGGTGCGGGTGCACATGCGCCGCCACCAGGAACTGCTGGCGCCGAAGTTCGCGTTGGTGCTCGACATCCTCGACGAGCGGCTGGGGGAGTCCAAGATCGCGTCGTGGACCGAGCCCAAGGGCGGCTACTTCATCAGCCTCGACGTGCTGCCCGGCACCGCGAAGCGCACCGTGGCACTGGCCAAGGACGCCGGCATCGCGGTCACCGAGGCCGGCGCATCCTTCCCGTACCGAAAAGACCCGGAGGACAAGAACATCCGGATCGCCCCGACCTTCCCCGGGATGTCGGATCTGCGGGAGGCCATCGACGGGCTCGCCACCTGCGCGCTGCTCTCGGCCACCGAGTCGTTGCTGGCCGACAAGGAGGCCGCGAGTTAGTCGGACGGGGTCGGTAGCCTCTTCGGCGTGGCTCTCTACCGCAAGTACCGACCGGCGACGTTCGCAGAGGTCGTCGGCCAGGAACACGTCACCGAGCCGCTGTCCACGGCGCTGAACTCCGGGCGAATCAACCATGCGTACCTGTTCTCCGGCCCGCGCGGATGCGGCAAGACGTCGTCGGCGCGCATCCTGGCCCGCTCGCTGAACTGTGCCGAGGGCCCCACTGCGACGCCGTGCGGTGTCTGCGATTCCTGCGTCGCGCTGGCCCCGAACGGGCCCGGCAACGTCGATGTCGTCGAACTCGACGCGGCCAGCCACGGCGGCGTCGACGACACCCGCGAACTGCGCGACCGCGCGTTCTACGCCCCGGCCCAGTCGCGGTACCGCATCTTCATCGTCGACGAAGCGCACATGGTGACCACCGCGGGATTCAACGCGCTGCTCAAGATCGTCGAGGAGCCGCCCGACCACCTCATCTTCGTGTTCGCCACCACCGAGCCGGAGAAGGTGCTGCCGACCATCCGGTCGCGCACCCACCACTACCCGTTCCGGCTGCTGGCGCCCCGCACCATGCGCACGTTGATCGAGAAGATCGTCGCGTCGGAGACCGTCGACGTCGACGACGCGGTCTACCCGCTCGTCATCAGGGCCGGCGGCGGTTCACCGCGCGACACGCTGTCGGTGCTCGATCAGCTGCTCGCCGGCGCCGAAGGGAATCACGTCGCCTACCAGCGGGCGCTGGCGCTCCTGGGCGCCACCGACGTCGCGCTGATCGACGACGCGATCGACGCGCTGGCCGCCGGGGACGCCGCGGCGCTGTTCGGTGCCGTCGAGGGTGTGGTGGACGCCGGGCACGATCCACGCCGCTTCGCGACCGACCTGCTGGAACGGTTCCGGGACCTCATCGTGCTGCAGGCCGTGCCCGACGCGGTCGCCCGCGGCGTCGTCGACGGCGCGCAGGACGAACTGGAGCGGATGCGCGAGCAGGCCGCCCGGATCGGCACCGCGACGCTGACCCGCTACGCCGAGGTGGTGCACGCCGGGCTGGGGGAGATGCGCGGCGCGACGGCCCCGCGGCTGCTGCTCGAGGTGGTGTGCGCTCGGCTGCTGCTGCCCTCGGCCAGTGACACCGAGGCCGCGCTGCTGCAACGGGTCGAGCGCATCGAGACGCGGCTGGACATGTCGATCCCCGCCGACGAGAGCGGCGCCGCGCATCCCGCCGCCCCGGCCAAGCAGTACGTCCGCAGGACGAAGGCCGCCGAGCCGGCAGCCGAGTCGACACCGGCACCCACACCCGCGCCGGCACCGACACCCCCGCCGGCGCCCACACCTGCGCCCGAGCCGAGACCGGTGCCCACGCGCCCGCCGACAGCCGCGCCCGCGCCGGAACCCGATTCCGCGCCGGTACCCGCGCCGAAACCGGTTGCTGCAGAACCGGTGTCGTCACCGCCACCCGTGCGGCCGCCTGCCGCACCGGCGGTCGAGGCGCCGCCGGTGACACCCGCCGCGGCCGTCGCCGCCGGCGAGCCGAACGCCGCGGCCGTGCGCAGCATGTGGACGACCGTGCGGGAGAAGGTCCGGGAGCGCAGCCGCACCACCGAGGTGATGCTCGCCGGGGCGATCGTGCGGGCCGTCGAGGGCAACACGCTGGTCCTCAGCCACGAATCCGCCCCGCTGGCCAAGCGGCTCACCGAGCAGCGCAACGCCGACGTGATCCGCGAGGCGCTCAAGGACGCGCTCGGGGTGAACTGGAATGTCCGCTGCGAGACCGGAACAGCGCCCGC contains:
- a CDS encoding aminotransferase class I/II-fold pyridoxal phosphate-dependent enzyme codes for the protein MSFQSLGRDELVGQHELQQRNYAELQAKNLHLDLTRGKPSPAQLDLSNGLLDLPGSGPDAYRDGEGTDTRNYGGLHGLPELRAIFGELLGIAVPNLIAGNNASLEFMHDVVVYSLLHGGVDSPRPWIDDLRNGVGVKFLCPSPGYDRHFAITETLGIEMVTVPMREDGPDVDMIEELVAVDPAIKGMWCVPVYSNPTGTTYSWETVRRLVQMPTAASDFRLMWDNAYAVHTLTHDFVKQVDVLGLAAAANHPNRPLVFASTSKITFAGGGVSFFGGSLGNIAWYLQHAGKKSIGPDKINQLRHLRFFGDADGVRVHMRRHQELLAPKFALVLDILDERLGESKIASWTEPKGGYFISLDVLPGTAKRTVALAKDAGIAVTEAGASFPYRKDPEDKNIRIAPTFPGMSDLREAIDGLATCALLSATESLLADKEAAS
- a CDS encoding membrane protein, with translation MGRTVAVVWHASFSVAAGVLYFFFVLPRTPELLGDTSHTLGTVLRIVTGALIGLAALPVFFTLLRTRRPEFGVPRVALRLRTTSVALHVLAGALILGAAIAEIWLSLDTVGQWLFGVYGAAAAVALLAMLAFYLAFVAELPPPPPKPVKVKQKTSRRGRKKAADDEAADETEADEADETDEATEPDEATEVTETTGTELTPTAETESGADSDTDSDTATEPGTETAGKLQNRRPTGKGTLISRRRRTRGGVAVED
- a CDS encoding DNA polymerase III subunits gamma/tau; its protein translation is MALYRKYRPATFAEVVGQEHVTEPLSTALNSGRINHAYLFSGPRGCGKTSSARILARSLNCAEGPTATPCGVCDSCVALAPNGPGNVDVVELDAASHGGVDDTRELRDRAFYAPAQSRYRIFIVDEAHMVTTAGFNALLKIVEEPPDHLIFVFATTEPEKVLPTIRSRTHHYPFRLLAPRTMRTLIEKIVASETVDVDDAVYPLVIRAGGGSPRDTLSVLDQLLAGAEGNHVAYQRALALLGATDVALIDDAIDALAAGDAAALFGAVEGVVDAGHDPRRFATDLLERFRDLIVLQAVPDAVARGVVDGAQDELERMREQAARIGTATLTRYAEVVHAGLGEMRGATAPRLLLEVVCARLLLPSASDTEAALLQRVERIETRLDMSIPADESGAAHPAAPAKQYVRRTKAAEPAAESTPAPTPAPAPTPPPAPTPAPEPRPVPTRPPTAAPAPEPDSAPVPAPKPVAAEPVSSPPPVRPPAAPAVEAPPVTPAAAVAAGEPNAAAVRSMWTTVREKVRERSRTTEVMLAGAIVRAVEGNTLVLSHESAPLAKRLTEQRNADVIREALKDALGVNWNVRCETGTAPAAAPPAAPEARRLPDEPPPPPDGDDEESMLAEAGTIDPAAPRRDPEEAALELLQSELGARRIDG
- a CDS encoding S1C family serine protease; this translates as MGTFPKLRLLLVALVATLGFVAPTAPAHAAPADLEAVSVQVEPSVVRIDTQVDYQGVIGAGTGFVIDPGGQVLTNFHVVQGADRITGTVNGRPFPATLVGYDRKRDVAVIQLQGAGGLPPAAIGDSNTLVPGEPVIALGNASGTASPLTREVGTFTAFNQTVNAEDSLTGASDEITGLIEFAAPVRAGDSGGPVVNGAGQIVGITTAASVNFKMGPGGKGFAIPINDAMAIANQIRAGAASDSVHIGPPVLLGVGIRAADRGEPGVVIQEVLRGGPAEQAGLRDGDLLVAVDGVRLDSSKSLPALLDRHYAGDVVDLTWIDRSGATRTGKATLTPGS